Proteins from a genomic interval of Bombyx mori chromosome 8, ASM3026992v2:
- the LOC101735710 gene encoding uncharacterized protein LOC101735710 isoform X2, protein MFKMKESLRKKEYRHKLKCSRLNAILQQKEGNFSQISENIYNSDNIQDKEREEITATNDVMSVNNTQQSVMQFHGNTPISSFLAPYEQHLECTTPQVLLRQNMDILGDGKITMESVNTLKRMADIDFNKPVEVEVTIINDEEIEFVSNWVTDYKIDNISNNFPIENNTVLTKGNYAHERDPFPREECISFDRNKDTAWTNTSLSKYINQHCELTSNIKPRDMIDSVSSNLIKMIKKLNQWYQQKNYEDCPKNITNSQYTYIKFYYFNLSYNAVTNSILHLSKIENFNESFIERTFEIAKANKIGTHLKQIEELYYEMLEWIKRINLSEFTLKQNNPSFSKSDFTNKQRAINTEIIMNQDTSNQHFRNSPVHYDAQSKQDENNQSKLLSSFNNYNAVDHDQHPFRTNNPQRSQSCNNNETTDPVYIELLNEQQVKAEPPNFQTGDNTSDESGERQNKNVQPTISISFETSTSPGVSLITGGFCKVCLKNTNLKCFNCYGPYYCGTSCQIAMPKIVVRECETLKNNISVRRPGKTSTERSRECRERKRALKNAASQGLNISSFIITKTKPKTPAERSRDYRARKRQKYEENQESNDLTRITVEVEVHQEHENSQPSTSTLLIEKNKTSRERVREFRARKKNH, encoded by the exons atgtttaaaatgaaaGAATCTTTGCGAAAAAAAGAATACCGTCATAAACTAAAATGCTCTCGGCTTAATGCTATTTTGCAACAGAAGGAAGGGAACTTTTCACAAat TTCAGAAAACATATATAATTCCGACAATATACAAGATAAAGAACGAGAAGAAATAACTGCGACAAATGATGTTATGTCGGTGAACAATACTCAGCAATCAGTAATGCA ATTTCATGGTAATACTCCAATTTCTTCATTTCTTGCACCATACGAACAACATCTCGAATGTACAACGCCGCAGGTTTTGTTACGCCAGAACATGGACATTTTGGGGGATG GTAAAATAACCATGGAGTCTGTCAACACTTTAAAACGAATGGCAGATATTGATTTTAACAAGCCCGTAGAAGTAGAAGTAACAATAATTAATGATGAAGAGATTGAATTTGTTTCTAACTGGGTCACAGATTATAAAATAGACAATATATCAAATAATTTTCCCATTGAGAATAATACTGTTCTCACAAAGGGCAATTATGCACATGAAAGAGATCCATTCCCAAGAGAAGAATGCATATCGTTTGACAGAAATAAAGATACAGCGTGGACAAATACAAGtttatcaaaatatattaaccaACATTGTGAATTGACAAGCAACATTAAACCGCGCGATATGATCGACTCGGTCTcgagtaatttaattaaaatgataaaaaaattaaatcagtggtaccaacaaaaaaattatgaagaCTGTCCTAAGAACATTACAAACTCACAATATacgtatataaaattttactatttcaATTTGTCGTATAACGCTGTAACAAACAGTATCCTACATCTAAGTAAAATAGAAAACTTTAATGAGTCGTTCATTGAGCGCACATTTGAAATTGCTAAAGCAAACAAAATTGGCACCCACCTTAAGCAAATAGAAGAATTGTACTACGAAATGTTAGAGTGGATTAAACGCATAAATCTTAGTGAATTCactttgaaacaaaataatCCTTCATTCAGCAAATCTGATTTCACAAATAAACAAAGAGCTATAAATACGGAAATCATAATGAATCAAGATACAAGTAACCAACATTTCCGTAACTCTCCTGTACATTACGATGCGCAATCTAAACAAGACGAAAATAATCAAAGTAAATTATTAAGTTCATTCAATAATTACAATGCTGTTGATCACGATCAACATCCTTTTCGTACAAATAATCCGCAAAGGTCACAATCTTGTAATAACAATGAAACAACAGATCCTGTATACATCGAACTTCTAAATGAACAGCAAGTCAAAGCAGAACCTCCGAATTTTCAAACTGGTGACAACACTTCCGATGAATCG GGTGAACGACAGAATAAAAACGTCCAACCAACTATATCTATAAGTTTTGAAACGTCTACAAGTCCTGGTGTATCATTGATAACAGGAGGATTCTGTAAAGTATGTTTAAAGAACACAAATCTAAAATGTTTCAACTGTTACGGACCTTATTATTGTGGTACAAGCTGTCAG ATCGCAATGCCAAAAATTGTGGTGCGAGAATGTGAaacacttaaaaataatatatctgtTAGACGGCCAGGTAAAACATCAACAGAACGTTCACGTGAATGTAGAGAGCGGAAAAGGGCTTTAAAAAATGCAGCTAGCCAAGGGTTGAATATCTCATCGTTCATCATTACAAAAACTAAACCAAAAACTCCAGCAGAGCGTAGTCGTGACTACAGAGCTCGAAAAAGACAAAAATATGAAGAAAATCAAGAGTCAAATGATTTGACGCGAATCACTGTTGAAGTTGAAGTACATCAAGAACATGAAAATTCTCAACCTTCGACTTCGACTTtactaattgaaaaaaataaaacttcaagagAACGTGTTCGTGAGTTTagagcaagaaaaaaaaatcattga
- the LOC101735710 gene encoding uncharacterized protein LOC101735710 isoform X4 produces MESELYTVIESDTVTELVIDNCIKSPNTMKEIRKRKNVEYQRRYRQRQKNKNETSTEKNIRKVNLAQRQQRYRKHIKDNENIYKMFKMKESLRKKEYRHKLKCSRLNAILQQKEGNFSQISENIYNSDNIQDKEREEITATNDVMSVNNTQQSVMQFHGNTPISSFLAPYEQHLECTTPQVLLRQNMDILGDGKITMESVNTLKRMADIDFNKPVEVEVTIINDEEIEFVSNWVTDYKIDNISNNFPIENNTVLTKGNYAHERDPFPREECISFDRNKDTAWTNTSLSKYINQHCELTSNIKPRDMIDSVSSNLIKMIKKLNQWYQQKNYEDCPKNITNSQYTYIKFYYFNLSYNAVTNSILHLSKIENFNESFIERTFEIAKANKIGTHLKQIEELYYEMLEWIKRINLSEFTLKQNNPSFSKSDFTNKQRAINTEIIMNQDTSNQHFRNSPVHYDAQSKQDENNQSKLLSSFNNYNAVDHDQHPFRTNNPQRSQSCNNNETTDPVYIELLNEQQVKAEPPNFQTGDNTSDESRIFFIFDRVNDRIKTSNQLYL; encoded by the exons ATGGAAAGTGAATTGTATACAGTGATAGAAAGTGATACAGTGACAGAATTGGTGATTGATAATTGTATAAAGTCACCAAATACtat GAAAGAAATACGGAAAAGAAAAAATGTGGAGTACCAAAGAAGGTATCGGCAgcggcaaaaaaataaaaatgaaacaag tactgaaaaaaatatacggAAAGTAAATCTTGCACAGCGTCAACAAAGGTATCGAAAGCATATAAaagataatgaaaatatttataaaatgtttaaaatgaaaGAATCTTTGCGAAAAAAAGAATACCGTCATAAACTAAAATGCTCTCGGCTTAATGCTATTTTGCAACAGAAGGAAGGGAACTTTTCACAAat TTCAGAAAACATATATAATTCCGACAATATACAAGATAAAGAACGAGAAGAAATAACTGCGACAAATGATGTTATGTCGGTGAACAATACTCAGCAATCAGTAATGCA ATTTCATGGTAATACTCCAATTTCTTCATTTCTTGCACCATACGAACAACATCTCGAATGTACAACGCCGCAGGTTTTGTTACGCCAGAACATGGACATTTTGGGGGATG GTAAAATAACCATGGAGTCTGTCAACACTTTAAAACGAATGGCAGATATTGATTTTAACAAGCCCGTAGAAGTAGAAGTAACAATAATTAATGATGAAGAGATTGAATTTGTTTCTAACTGGGTCACAGATTATAAAATAGACAATATATCAAATAATTTTCCCATTGAGAATAATACTGTTCTCACAAAGGGCAATTATGCACATGAAAGAGATCCATTCCCAAGAGAAGAATGCATATCGTTTGACAGAAATAAAGATACAGCGTGGACAAATACAAGtttatcaaaatatattaaccaACATTGTGAATTGACAAGCAACATTAAACCGCGCGATATGATCGACTCGGTCTcgagtaatttaattaaaatgataaaaaaattaaatcagtggtaccaacaaaaaaattatgaagaCTGTCCTAAGAACATTACAAACTCACAATATacgtatataaaattttactatttcaATTTGTCGTATAACGCTGTAACAAACAGTATCCTACATCTAAGTAAAATAGAAAACTTTAATGAGTCGTTCATTGAGCGCACATTTGAAATTGCTAAAGCAAACAAAATTGGCACCCACCTTAAGCAAATAGAAGAATTGTACTACGAAATGTTAGAGTGGATTAAACGCATAAATCTTAGTGAATTCactttgaaacaaaataatCCTTCATTCAGCAAATCTGATTTCACAAATAAACAAAGAGCTATAAATACGGAAATCATAATGAATCAAGATACAAGTAACCAACATTTCCGTAACTCTCCTGTACATTACGATGCGCAATCTAAACAAGACGAAAATAATCAAAGTAAATTATTAAGTTCATTCAATAATTACAATGCTGTTGATCACGATCAACATCCTTTTCGTACAAATAATCCGCAAAGGTCACAATCTTGTAATAACAATGAAACAACAGATCCTGTATACATCGAACTTCTAAATGAACAGCAAGTCAAAGCAGAACCTCCGAATTTTCAAACTGGTGACAACACTTCCGATGAATCG CGAATATTTTTCATCTTCGACAGGGTGAACGACAGAATAAAAACGTCCAACCAACTATATCTATAA
- the LOC101735710 gene encoding uncharacterized protein LOC101735710 isoform X1, which produces MESELYTVIESDTVTELVIDNCIKSPNTMKEIRKRKNVEYQRRYRQRQKNKNETSTEKNIRKVNLAQRQQRYRKHIKDNENIYKMFKMKESLRKKEYRHKLKCSRLNAILQQKEGNFSQISENIYNSDNIQDKEREEITATNDVMSVNNTQQSVMQFHGNTPISSFLAPYEQHLECTTPQVLLRQNMDILGDGKITMESVNTLKRMADIDFNKPVEVEVTIINDEEIEFVSNWVTDYKIDNISNNFPIENNTVLTKGNYAHERDPFPREECISFDRNKDTAWTNTSLSKYINQHCELTSNIKPRDMIDSVSSNLIKMIKKLNQWYQQKNYEDCPKNITNSQYTYIKFYYFNLSYNAVTNSILHLSKIENFNESFIERTFEIAKANKIGTHLKQIEELYYEMLEWIKRINLSEFTLKQNNPSFSKSDFTNKQRAINTEIIMNQDTSNQHFRNSPVHYDAQSKQDENNQSKLLSSFNNYNAVDHDQHPFRTNNPQRSQSCNNNETTDPVYIELLNEQQVKAEPPNFQTGDNTSDESGERQNKNVQPTISISFETSTSPGVSLITGGFCKVCLKNTNLKCFNCYGPYYCGTSCQIAMPKIVVRECETLKNNISVRRPGKTSTERSRECRERKRALKNAASQGLNISSFIITKTKPKTPAERSRDYRARKRQKYEENQESNDLTRITVEVEVHQEHENSQPSTSTLLIEKNKTSRERVREFRARKKNH; this is translated from the exons ATGGAAAGTGAATTGTATACAGTGATAGAAAGTGATACAGTGACAGAATTGGTGATTGATAATTGTATAAAGTCACCAAATACtat GAAAGAAATACGGAAAAGAAAAAATGTGGAGTACCAAAGAAGGTATCGGCAgcggcaaaaaaataaaaatgaaacaag tactgaaaaaaatatacggAAAGTAAATCTTGCACAGCGTCAACAAAGGTATCGAAAGCATATAAaagataatgaaaatatttataaaatgtttaaaatgaaaGAATCTTTGCGAAAAAAAGAATACCGTCATAAACTAAAATGCTCTCGGCTTAATGCTATTTTGCAACAGAAGGAAGGGAACTTTTCACAAat TTCAGAAAACATATATAATTCCGACAATATACAAGATAAAGAACGAGAAGAAATAACTGCGACAAATGATGTTATGTCGGTGAACAATACTCAGCAATCAGTAATGCA ATTTCATGGTAATACTCCAATTTCTTCATTTCTTGCACCATACGAACAACATCTCGAATGTACAACGCCGCAGGTTTTGTTACGCCAGAACATGGACATTTTGGGGGATG GTAAAATAACCATGGAGTCTGTCAACACTTTAAAACGAATGGCAGATATTGATTTTAACAAGCCCGTAGAAGTAGAAGTAACAATAATTAATGATGAAGAGATTGAATTTGTTTCTAACTGGGTCACAGATTATAAAATAGACAATATATCAAATAATTTTCCCATTGAGAATAATACTGTTCTCACAAAGGGCAATTATGCACATGAAAGAGATCCATTCCCAAGAGAAGAATGCATATCGTTTGACAGAAATAAAGATACAGCGTGGACAAATACAAGtttatcaaaatatattaaccaACATTGTGAATTGACAAGCAACATTAAACCGCGCGATATGATCGACTCGGTCTcgagtaatttaattaaaatgataaaaaaattaaatcagtggtaccaacaaaaaaattatgaagaCTGTCCTAAGAACATTACAAACTCACAATATacgtatataaaattttactatttcaATTTGTCGTATAACGCTGTAACAAACAGTATCCTACATCTAAGTAAAATAGAAAACTTTAATGAGTCGTTCATTGAGCGCACATTTGAAATTGCTAAAGCAAACAAAATTGGCACCCACCTTAAGCAAATAGAAGAATTGTACTACGAAATGTTAGAGTGGATTAAACGCATAAATCTTAGTGAATTCactttgaaacaaaataatCCTTCATTCAGCAAATCTGATTTCACAAATAAACAAAGAGCTATAAATACGGAAATCATAATGAATCAAGATACAAGTAACCAACATTTCCGTAACTCTCCTGTACATTACGATGCGCAATCTAAACAAGACGAAAATAATCAAAGTAAATTATTAAGTTCATTCAATAATTACAATGCTGTTGATCACGATCAACATCCTTTTCGTACAAATAATCCGCAAAGGTCACAATCTTGTAATAACAATGAAACAACAGATCCTGTATACATCGAACTTCTAAATGAACAGCAAGTCAAAGCAGAACCTCCGAATTTTCAAACTGGTGACAACACTTCCGATGAATCG GGTGAACGACAGAATAAAAACGTCCAACCAACTATATCTATAAGTTTTGAAACGTCTACAAGTCCTGGTGTATCATTGATAACAGGAGGATTCTGTAAAGTATGTTTAAAGAACACAAATCTAAAATGTTTCAACTGTTACGGACCTTATTATTGTGGTACAAGCTGTCAG ATCGCAATGCCAAAAATTGTGGTGCGAGAATGTGAaacacttaaaaataatatatctgtTAGACGGCCAGGTAAAACATCAACAGAACGTTCACGTGAATGTAGAGAGCGGAAAAGGGCTTTAAAAAATGCAGCTAGCCAAGGGTTGAATATCTCATCGTTCATCATTACAAAAACTAAACCAAAAACTCCAGCAGAGCGTAGTCGTGACTACAGAGCTCGAAAAAGACAAAAATATGAAGAAAATCAAGAGTCAAATGATTTGACGCGAATCACTGTTGAAGTTGAAGTACATCAAGAACATGAAAATTCTCAACCTTCGACTTCGACTTtactaattgaaaaaaataaaacttcaagagAACGTGTTCGTGAGTTTagagcaagaaaaaaaaatcattga
- the LOC101735710 gene encoding uncharacterized protein LOC101735710 isoform X3 — protein MESELYTVIESDTVTELVIDNCIKSPNTMKEIRKRKNVEYQRRYRQRQKNKNETSTEKNIRKVNLAQRQQRYRKHIKDNENIYKMFKMKESLRKKEYRHKLKCSRLNAILQQKEGNFSQISENIYNSDNIQDKEREEITATNDVMSVNNTQQSVMQFHGNTPISSFLAPYEQHLECTTPQVLLRQNMDILGDGKITMESVNTLKRMADIDFNKPVEVEVTIINDEEIEFVSNWVTDYKIDNISNNFPIENNTVLTKGNYAHERDPFPREECISFDRNKDTAWTNTSLSKYINQHCELTSNIKPRDMIDSVSSNLIKMIKKLNQWYQQKNYEDCPKNITNSQYTYIKFYYFNLSYNAVTNSILHLSKIENFNESFIERTFEIAKANKIGTHLKQIEELYYEMLEWIKRINLSEFTLKQNNPSFSKSDFTNKQRAINTEIIMNQDTSNQHFRNSPVHYDAQSKQDENNQSKLLSSFNNYNAVDHDQHPFRTNNPQRSQSCNNNETTDPVYIELLNEQQVKAEPPNFQTGDNTSDESGERQNKNVQPTISISFETSTSPGVSLITGGFCKVCLKNTNLKCFNCYGPYYCGTSCQAYDWKIHQKNCQSPRKQLNKEEISTTVT, from the exons ATGGAAAGTGAATTGTATACAGTGATAGAAAGTGATACAGTGACAGAATTGGTGATTGATAATTGTATAAAGTCACCAAATACtat GAAAGAAATACGGAAAAGAAAAAATGTGGAGTACCAAAGAAGGTATCGGCAgcggcaaaaaaataaaaatgaaacaag tactgaaaaaaatatacggAAAGTAAATCTTGCACAGCGTCAACAAAGGTATCGAAAGCATATAAaagataatgaaaatatttataaaatgtttaaaatgaaaGAATCTTTGCGAAAAAAAGAATACCGTCATAAACTAAAATGCTCTCGGCTTAATGCTATTTTGCAACAGAAGGAAGGGAACTTTTCACAAat TTCAGAAAACATATATAATTCCGACAATATACAAGATAAAGAACGAGAAGAAATAACTGCGACAAATGATGTTATGTCGGTGAACAATACTCAGCAATCAGTAATGCA ATTTCATGGTAATACTCCAATTTCTTCATTTCTTGCACCATACGAACAACATCTCGAATGTACAACGCCGCAGGTTTTGTTACGCCAGAACATGGACATTTTGGGGGATG GTAAAATAACCATGGAGTCTGTCAACACTTTAAAACGAATGGCAGATATTGATTTTAACAAGCCCGTAGAAGTAGAAGTAACAATAATTAATGATGAAGAGATTGAATTTGTTTCTAACTGGGTCACAGATTATAAAATAGACAATATATCAAATAATTTTCCCATTGAGAATAATACTGTTCTCACAAAGGGCAATTATGCACATGAAAGAGATCCATTCCCAAGAGAAGAATGCATATCGTTTGACAGAAATAAAGATACAGCGTGGACAAATACAAGtttatcaaaatatattaaccaACATTGTGAATTGACAAGCAACATTAAACCGCGCGATATGATCGACTCGGTCTcgagtaatttaattaaaatgataaaaaaattaaatcagtggtaccaacaaaaaaattatgaagaCTGTCCTAAGAACATTACAAACTCACAATATacgtatataaaattttactatttcaATTTGTCGTATAACGCTGTAACAAACAGTATCCTACATCTAAGTAAAATAGAAAACTTTAATGAGTCGTTCATTGAGCGCACATTTGAAATTGCTAAAGCAAACAAAATTGGCACCCACCTTAAGCAAATAGAAGAATTGTACTACGAAATGTTAGAGTGGATTAAACGCATAAATCTTAGTGAATTCactttgaaacaaaataatCCTTCATTCAGCAAATCTGATTTCACAAATAAACAAAGAGCTATAAATACGGAAATCATAATGAATCAAGATACAAGTAACCAACATTTCCGTAACTCTCCTGTACATTACGATGCGCAATCTAAACAAGACGAAAATAATCAAAGTAAATTATTAAGTTCATTCAATAATTACAATGCTGTTGATCACGATCAACATCCTTTTCGTACAAATAATCCGCAAAGGTCACAATCTTGTAATAACAATGAAACAACAGATCCTGTATACATCGAACTTCTAAATGAACAGCAAGTCAAAGCAGAACCTCCGAATTTTCAAACTGGTGACAACACTTCCGATGAATCG GGTGAACGACAGAATAAAAACGTCCAACCAACTATATCTATAAGTTTTGAAACGTCTACAAGTCCTGGTGTATCATTGATAACAGGAGGATTCTGTAAAGTATGTTTAAAGAACACAAATCTAAAATGTTTCAACTGTTACGGACCTTATTATTGTGGTACAAGCTGTCAG